In a genomic window of Streptococcus oralis:
- a CDS encoding amino acid ABC transporter permease, translating to MVSYDFSKVFQFLPTLWQALPMTLSILFFTTLLGSLFGGLLAWAQVGEDKSFAAISKGYIFTLRCTPPIVLLFLVFYGLPEFLKWWLGLDINNWSKTIFVLLTMILLFAAIVAEVFKAAYQAIPKGQTEAGLSIGLTPSQTFWRIIFPQAFQVALPNITTAILNLMRDAALAYTIGFVDVMGAGNLLISRNLGNYSLETYTAVALLYWGIALVISSLSRLLEKSLETKGR from the coding sequence ATGGTTTCTTATGATTTTTCCAAGGTCTTTCAGTTTTTGCCGACCTTATGGCAGGCACTTCCTATGACCTTGTCCATTCTCTTTTTTACCACTCTTCTTGGGTCCCTTTTTGGAGGTCTCTTGGCCTGGGCACAAGTAGGAGAAGACAAGAGTTTTGCAGCGATTTCCAAAGGCTATATCTTTACCCTTCGTTGTACACCGCCGATTGTCTTGCTTTTTCTAGTCTTTTATGGCTTGCCAGAATTTCTGAAATGGTGGCTTGGTTTAGATATCAACAACTGGTCTAAAACTATTTTTGTTCTCTTGACGATGATTCTCTTGTTTGCGGCTATTGTTGCCGAGGTTTTCAAGGCGGCCTATCAAGCTATTCCAAAGGGGCAGACAGAGGCCGGGCTTAGTATTGGTTTGACTCCAAGTCAGACTTTTTGGAGAATCATTTTTCCTCAAGCTTTTCAAGTTGCTCTTCCCAATATAACAACTGCTATTCTCAATCTCATGCGGGATGCTGCCTTGGCCTATACGATTGGTTTTGTTGATGTTATGGGGGCCGGGAATCTCTTGATCAGTCGCAATTTAGGGAACTACTCTCTGGAAACCTATACGGCAGTTGCGCTTCTTTACTGGGGGATTGCCTTGGTTATTTCTAGCTTGAGTCGTTTGCTTGAGAAGTCTTTGGAAACAAAAGGGAGGTAA
- a CDS encoding amino acid ABC transporter ATP-binding protein translates to MLQVEHIAKTFGERQVLEDVNLQVNQGDVVVILGPSGSGKTTFLRCLNHLEKADSGRLTLAGKTYDLSKLSKKDILEIRQKTAFVFQHYNLFANKTALENILEGLIVARKVPKEEALKRAESALEKVGLLAYKDYYPSQLSGGQQQRIGIARAIAVKPEVILLDEPTSALDPELVGDVLDVLKQLAGEGVTMVVVTHEMGFARDVANHVIFMDGGRIVEENNPHDFFSRPQEERTKQFLARILSDASYSVEYMI, encoded by the coding sequence ATGTTACAAGTAGAACATATCGCAAAAACATTTGGTGAGAGGCAGGTCTTGGAGGATGTCAATCTTCAGGTTAACCAAGGGGATGTCGTCGTTATTTTAGGACCATCAGGTTCGGGGAAAACGACCTTTCTCCGTTGTCTTAATCACTTAGAAAAAGCTGACAGTGGCCGTTTGACCTTGGCAGGAAAGACCTATGACTTATCCAAATTGAGCAAGAAAGACATTCTAGAAATTCGCCAAAAAACAGCCTTTGTTTTCCAACACTACAATCTCTTTGCAAACAAAACTGCTCTGGAAAATATTCTAGAAGGCCTAATCGTAGCTCGTAAAGTTCCCAAGGAAGAAGCACTCAAACGTGCAGAATCTGCCTTAGAAAAAGTTGGTTTACTGGCCTATAAGGACTACTACCCTTCCCAACTATCTGGAGGGCAACAACAACGAATAGGAATTGCGCGTGCCATTGCCGTTAAGCCCGAGGTCATTTTGCTAGATGAACCAACATCAGCACTAGACCCTGAGTTGGTTGGAGATGTTTTGGATGTTCTGAAACAGTTGGCGGGAGAAGGTGTGACCATGGTGGTCGTCACGCATGAGATGGGATTTGCTAGAGATGTCGCCAACCACGTTATTTTCATGGATGGAGGCCGTATCGTAGAGGAGAACAATCCCCACGATTTCTTTAGTCGTCCACAAGAAGAACGAACCAAGCAGTTCCTGGCTCGTATCTTATCAGACGCTAGCTATAGTGTAGAATATATGATTTGA
- a CDS encoding transporter substrate-binding domain-containing protein, which produces MSKKAWIIGGVAVVVVIGATIIGRSLAGAPAKDGETASSAEVITLKVAHTQNYVPYDFVNEKGESDGYEVAVLKAVDEKLANYQFEYTGTSDDDLLIGLESGKYDIGTKGAWYTDERAKKFVIPSEPVGASIIGFTVRKEDEQKYKTIDDFAKNKGKLVPISPQNAQWNVITSYNEKHQDAPIELTAAESFKVADAYAWVLEGRYDAFFDIKLSFEKAVTAEDGPYHQYADKLSWFPYKGIPTYPLIHRDEKGEKFAKEYEKAIKELKEDGTLAKLSQQYFKEDVFSYVDKD; this is translated from the coding sequence ATGAGTAAAAAAGCATGGATTATCGGTGGTGTAGCAGTGGTTGTAGTAATTGGGGCAACGATTATCGGGAGAAGTTTAGCTGGTGCTCCAGCCAAGGATGGAGAAACGGCTTCGTCTGCTGAAGTTATAACCTTGAAGGTTGCCCATACACAAAACTATGTTCCATATGATTTTGTCAATGAAAAAGGGGAATCAGATGGTTATGAAGTAGCTGTTTTGAAGGCTGTTGATGAGAAGTTGGCAAACTATCAATTTGAATATACGGGTACCAGTGATGATGACCTCTTGATTGGTCTGGAATCAGGTAAGTATGACATCGGAACCAAGGGAGCTTGGTACACAGATGAACGAGCTAAAAAGTTTGTCATTCCATCTGAACCAGTCGGAGCGAGCATCATCGGATTTACGGTCAGAAAAGAAGATGAACAGAAATACAAAACCATTGATGACTTTGCTAAGAATAAAGGGAAATTGGTTCCCATCTCTCCACAGAATGCTCAATGGAATGTCATCACCAGCTACAATGAAAAACATCAGGATGCACCGATTGAGCTAACAGCTGCTGAATCCTTTAAAGTGGCAGATGCCTATGCCTGGGTCTTAGAAGGGCGTTATGACGCCTTCTTTGATATCAAACTGTCCTTTGAAAAAGCAGTTACTGCAGAAGATGGCCCTTACCACCAATATGCGGATAAACTCAGCTGGTTCCCATACAAGGGCATCCCAACTTATCCCTTGATTCACCGTGATGAAAAGGGTGAGAAATTCGCTAAAGAATATGAAAAAGCAATCAAAGAGTTGAAAGAAGATGGTACGCTTGCTAAGCTATCTCAGCAATACTTTAAAGAAGATGTCTTTAGTTATGTAGACAAAGACTAG
- a CDS encoding pullulanase → MKKIPSQTEKKMIYGIRSLKNGTGSVLIGASIILLSAAMPTISANENLPQTQENTRAVTKAPTETETSQTQTETPISEQKNANASLDSKKEAPAGETTTAPATPKTEDATTSQANSKEEKVDNSTATPTSDQKPQADASSEEPIEDNHFRIHVKKLPEENKDSQGLWTWDDVEKPSENWPNGAKSFKDAKQDDYGYYLDVKLKNEQAKKVSFLINNTKGDNLTGDRSVERLSPKMNEAWLDENYKVYNYRPQPAGTIRVNYYRTDGNYDKKSLWYWGDVKKPSSGEWPDGTDFTATGKYGRYIDIPLNKAAREFGFLLLDESKKGDDVKIRKEDYKFTDLKNHSQIFLKDDDETIYTNPYYVHDIRMTGAQHVAKSRIESSFSTLVGAKKDDILKHSSITDYQGNKVTITDVEVDEAGKKVTYIGDFSDTQHPYTVSYNSDRFTTRSSWRLKDESYSYDGPLGATLKEDGKRVDLTLWSPSADKVSVVVYDKEDPEKVVGTVVLEKGEKGTWKQTLDANSGLGISNYTGYYYHYQIERQGKTVLVLDPYAKSLAAWNSDLAKTDAAHKVAKAAFVDPSKLGPQDLTYGKIRNFKSREDAVIYEAHVRDFTSDPAIAKDLTKPFGTFEAFIEKLDYLKDLGVTHIQLLPVLSYYFVNELKNHERLSAYASSNSNYNWGYDPQNYFSLTGMYSSDPKDPEKRIAEFKNLINEIHKRGMGAILDVVYNHTANVDIFEDIEPNYYHFMDADGTPRTSFGGGRLGTTHYMSKRVLVDSIKYLVETYKVDGFRFDMMGDHDAASIEEAYKAARALNPNLIMLGEGWRTYTGDENTPVQPADQDWMKKTDTVAVFSDDIRNNLKSGYPNEGQPAFITGGKRDINTIFKNLIAQPTNFEADSPGDVIQYIAAHDNLTLFDIIAQSIKKDPSKAENYAEIHRRLRLGNLMVLTAQGTPFIHSGQEYGRTKQFLDPAYKTPVPEDKVPNKSHLLRDKDGKPFVYPYFIHDSYDSSDAVNKFDWTKATDGKAYPENVKSRDYMKGLIALRQSTDAFRLKSLQDIKERVHLITVPGQNGVEKEDVVIGYQITAPNGDVYAVFVNADDKAREFNLGTAFAHLRKAEVLADENQAGPVGITDPQGLEWTEKGLKLNALTAVVLRLSQGGAIVAPAVEEKPEFNLSSLEVEPEQGQAQNLVANPDSQETATETLSQKFLPNTGTENKPLLALAGFSILALLGLGWLIKNKKKK, encoded by the coding sequence ATGAAAAAGATCCCATCTCAAACTGAGAAAAAAATGATTTATGGTATCCGTTCCTTGAAGAACGGAACTGGTTCTGTCCTTATTGGTGCCAGCATTATCCTGCTTTCAGCTGCAATGCCAACTATTTCGGCTAACGAAAACCTGCCTCAAACTCAGGAAAATACCAGAGCTGTGACCAAGGCCCCTACTGAGACTGAAACGAGTCAAACTCAAACGGAAACGCCTATTTCTGAACAAAAGAATGCAAACGCTTCCCTTGATTCTAAAAAAGAAGCTCCAGCTGGGGAAACTACTACAGCGCCAGCAACACCCAAAACAGAAGATGCTACTACAAGCCAGGCTAACAGCAAGGAAGAGAAAGTAGATAACAGCACTGCAACGCCAACTTCAGATCAAAAACCACAAGCTGACGCATCCTCTGAAGAACCCATCGAAGACAACCACTTCCGTATCCATGTAAAAAAACTCCCTGAAGAAAACAAGGATTCTCAAGGTCTTTGGACTTGGGACGATGTTGAGAAGCCGTCTGAAAACTGGCCCAATGGAGCCAAGTCCTTCAAGGATGCCAAGCAAGATGACTACGGCTATTATCTAGATGTCAAACTCAAAAATGAGCAAGCCAAGAAAGTCAGCTTCCTTATCAACAATACCAAGGGGGATAACCTGACGGGAGACCGTTCTGTAGAGCGCCTCTCTCCAAAAATGAATGAGGCCTGGCTAGATGAAAACTACAAGGTATACAACTACCGCCCTCAACCAGCAGGAACTATTCGTGTCAACTACTACCGCACCGATGGAAACTATGACAAAAAATCTCTCTGGTATTGGGGCGATGTCAAAAAACCAAGCAGTGGAGAATGGCCTGACGGTACTGACTTTACCGCAACTGGAAAGTATGGCCGCTACATTGATATCCCACTCAATAAAGCCGCAAGAGAATTTGGATTTTTATTACTAGACGAAAGCAAGAAAGGCGATGATGTGAAAATCAGAAAAGAAGATTATAAATTCACTGATCTAAAAAATCACAGTCAGATTTTCCTCAAAGATGATGACGAAACCATCTACACCAACCCCTACTACGTTCACGATATCCGTATGACTGGTGCCCAACACGTGGCTAAATCTCGTATCGAAAGCAGTTTTTCTACCCTCGTTGGAGCTAAGAAAGACGATATCCTCAAACACTCCAGCATCACTGATTACCAAGGGAATAAAGTAACTATCACAGACGTGGAAGTGGATGAGGCAGGTAAAAAAGTGACCTATATCGGCGACTTCTCTGACACTCAACACCCGTACACTGTCAGCTACAATTCAGACCGCTTTACCACACGTTCAAGCTGGCGCCTCAAGGATGAGTCCTACAGTTACGATGGGCCACTCGGCGCAACTCTAAAAGAAGATGGCAAGCGTGTTGACCTCACGCTCTGGTCTCCAAGTGCTGATAAGGTTTCCGTTGTTGTCTATGACAAGGAAGACCCTGAAAAGGTAGTTGGAACTGTCGTCCTTGAAAAAGGAGAAAAAGGAACCTGGAAACAAACTCTGGATGCAAACTCTGGTCTCGGTATCAGCAACTACACTGGCTATTACTACCACTACCAGATCGAGCGCCAAGGTAAAACTGTCCTCGTTCTTGACCCTTATGCCAAATCATTAGCGGCTTGGAATAGTGACCTAGCAAAAACAGATGCCGCTCATAAGGTCGCTAAAGCTGCCTTTGTGGACCCATCTAAACTAGGCCCACAAGATTTGACCTACGGTAAGATTCGCAATTTCAAATCGCGCGAAGATGCTGTCATCTATGAAGCCCATGTTCGTGACTTCACCTCAGATCCTGCCATCGCAAAAGACTTGACCAAACCATTTGGTACCTTTGAAGCCTTTATCGAAAAACTAGACTATCTCAAAGACTTGGGTGTGACCCACATCCAGCTCCTTCCAGTCTTGTCCTACTACTTTGTCAATGAATTGAAGAACCATGAACGTTTGTCTGCCTACGCTTCAAGCAACAGCAACTATAACTGGGGATATGACCCTCAAAACTACTTCTCCTTGACTGGTATGTACTCAAGCGATCCTAAGGATCCAGAAAAACGTATTGCCGAATTCAAAAACCTCATCAACGAAATCCACAAACGTGGCATGGGTGCTATCCTGGACGTGGTCTACAACCATACTGCCAATGTTGATATTTTTGAGGATATTGAGCCAAACTACTACCACTTTATGGACGCAGACGGAACTCCACGTACTAGCTTCGGAGGCGGCCGTTTGGGAACTACCCACTACATGTCTAAACGTGTCTTGGTAGACTCTATCAAGTATCTGGTTGAAACCTACAAAGTAGATGGTTTCCGCTTTGATATGATGGGTGACCACGATGCGGCTTCTATCGAAGAAGCTTACAAGGCTGCACGCGCCCTCAATCCAAATCTTATCATGTTAGGTGAAGGCTGGAGAACCTATACTGGTGATGAAAATACGCCTGTACAACCTGCTGACCAAGATTGGATGAAGAAAACAGATACTGTCGCTGTCTTTTCAGACGACATCCGCAACAACCTCAAGTCTGGCTATCCAAACGAAGGTCAACCTGCCTTTATCACAGGTGGCAAACGCGATATCAATACCATCTTTAAAAATCTCATTGCCCAACCAACCAACTTTGAAGCAGACAGCCCTGGAGATGTTATCCAGTATATCGCAGCCCATGATAACTTGACCCTCTTTGACATCATTGCCCAGTCTATCAAAAAAGACCCTAGCAAGGCTGAAAACTACGCTGAGATCCATCGTCGTTTGCGACTTGGAAACCTCATGGTCTTGACTGCTCAAGGAACTCCGTTTATCCACTCTGGTCAGGAATATGGACGTACCAAACAATTCCTTGATCCAGCCTATAAGACTCCTGTCCCTGAAGATAAGGTTCCAAACAAGTCTCACTTGTTGCGTGACAAAGACGGCAAGCCATTTGTCTATCCTTACTTTATCCATGACTCTTATGACTCTAGTGATGCTGTCAACAAGTTTGACTGGACCAAGGCTACAGATGGCAAAGCATATCCTGAAAATGTCAAGAGTCGTGACTACATGAAAGGATTGATCGCTCTTCGTCAATCTACAGACGCCTTCCGACTCAAGAGTCTGCAAGATATCAAGGAGCGCGTCCACCTCATTACTGTCCCAGGACAAAATGGCGTTGAAAAAGAAGACGTGGTCATCGGCTACCAAATTACTGCTCCAAACGGTGATGTCTACGCTGTCTTTGTCAATGCGGATGATAAGGCTCGCGAATTCAACTTGGGAACTGCCTTTGCTCACTTGAGAAAGGCCGAAGTCTTGGCTGATGAAAACCAAGCAGGTCCCGTAGGAATTACCGACCCTCAAGGTCTCGAATGGACTGAAAAAGGCTTAAAATTGAACGCTCTCACTGCCGTTGTTCTCCGCTTGTCTCAAGGTGGTGCCATTGTCGCCCCAGCTGTGGAAGAAAAACCAGAGTTTAATCTTTCTAGCTTGGAAGTTGAACCAGAACAAGGCCAAGCTCAAAACCTAGTAGCAAATCCTGACTCTCAAGAAACTGCTACAGAGACTCTTTCTCAGAAATTCCTTCCAAACACAGGTACTGAGAACAAACCCCTTCTTGCCCTTGCTGGATTTAGCATCCTTGCCCTTCTCGGACTTGGATGGTTGATAAAGAACAAGAAAAAGAAATAA
- a CDS encoding amino acid ABC transporter permease: protein MDIDYIVKTFLETLKGVPITLIIMIVAMVLSFLPALFLALGQIYKVRGVRSFSLVYLAFIRATPPILLILFFYSLFPSLLNQFLKSIGSDFDIFKLDPLYYAFIIYSLMTVGSLSEILRSAILTVDKGQLEAAHAIGLTTTQAYLRIVFPQALRSALPNLANLVINIVKGTSLVFVMTIKDITAIARVEASYGYQYFESYFVIFLQYILICGLIQWGFSLLEKGYVKKEKSAKASSARFV from the coding sequence ATGGATATAGACTATATTGTAAAGACCTTTCTGGAGACCTTGAAGGGTGTGCCAATCACCTTGATTATCATGATTGTGGCTATGGTCTTAAGCTTTTTACCGGCTCTATTTTTAGCCTTGGGGCAGATTTACAAGGTTCGAGGGGTGAGGAGTTTTTCTCTGGTCTATCTGGCCTTTATCCGAGCGACTCCACCAATTTTATTGATTCTCTTCTTTTATAGTTTGTTTCCAAGCCTGCTGAATCAATTTCTCAAAAGCATAGGAAGTGACTTTGATATTTTCAAACTTGATCCTCTCTATTATGCCTTTATCATTTATAGTTTGATGACAGTCGGGAGTTTGTCGGAGATTTTGCGTTCAGCCATCTTGACGGTGGACAAGGGACAACTAGAGGCAGCGCATGCGATTGGGCTGACTACAACCCAGGCCTATCTAAGGATTGTTTTTCCTCAAGCCTTGCGCTCAGCCTTGCCTAACTTGGCCAATCTGGTGATCAATATCGTCAAAGGGACCTCCCTGGTCTTTGTCATGACCATCAAGGACATCACCGCTATTGCTCGTGTGGAAGCGTCCTACGGTTACCAGTATTTTGAGTCTTATTTTGTGATTTTTTTGCAGTATATTTTGATCTGTGGTTTGATTCAGTGGGGCTTCTCCCTACTGGAAAAAGGCTATGTGAAAAAAGAAAAAAGTGCAAAAGCATCTAGCGCGCGTTTCGTATAG
- the rpoB gene encoding DNA-directed RNA polymerase subunit beta yields the protein MAGHDVQYGKHRTRRSFSRIKEVLDLPNLIEIQTDSFKDFLDHGLKEVFEDVLPISNFTDTMELEFVGYEIKEPKYTLEEARIHDASYSAPIFVTFRLINKETGEIKTQEVFFGDFPIMTEMGTFIINGGERIIVSQLVRSPGVYFNDKVDKNGKVGYGSTVIPNRGAWLELESDSKDIAYTRIDRTRKIPFTTLVRALGFSGDDEIFDIFGDSELVRNTVEKDIHKNPMDSRTDEALKEIYERLRPGEPKTAESSRSLLVARFFDPRRYDLAAVGRYKINKKLNVKTRLLNQTIAEPLVDPETGEILVEAGTVMTRSVIESIESHLDGDLNKIVYIPNDSAVLTEPVVLQKFKVVAPTDPDRVVTIIGNANPDDKVRVVTPADILAEMSYFLNLAEGIGRVDDIDHLGNRRIRAVGELLANQVRLGLSRMERNVRERMSVQDNEVLTPQQIINIRPVTAAVKEFFGSSQLSQFMDQHNPLSELSHKRRLSALGPGGLTRDRAGYEVRDVHYTHYGRMCPIETPEGPNIGLINNLSSYGHLNKYGFVQTPYRKVDRETGVVTNEIVWLTADEEDEFTVAQANSRLNEDGTFAEKVVMGRHQGVNQEYPAEVVDYMDVSPKQVVAVATACIPFLENDDSNRALMGANMQRQAVPLIDPKAPYVGTGMEYQAAHDSGAAVIAQYDGKVTYADADKVEVRREDGSLDVYHIQKFRRSNSGTAYNQRTLVKVGDVVEKGDFIADGPSMEKGEMALGQNPIVAYMTWEGYNFEDAVIMSERLVKDDVYTSVHLEEYESETRDTKLGPEEITREIPNVGEDALKDLDEMGIIRIGAEVKEGDILVGKVTPKGEKDLSAEERLLHAIFGDKSREVRDTSLRVPHGADGVVRDVKIFTRANGDELQSGVNMLVRVYIAQKRKIKVGDKMAGRHGNKGVVSRIVPVEDMPYLPDGTPVDIMLNPLGVPSRMNIGQVMELHLGMAARTLGIHIATPVFDGASSEDLWDTVKEAGMDSDAKTILYDGRTGEPFDNRVSVGVMYMIKLHHMVDDKLHARSVGPYSTVTQQPLGGKAQFGGQRFGEMEVWALEAYGASNVLQEILTYKSDDINGRLKAYEAITKGKPIPKPGVPESFRVLVKELQSLGLDMRVLDEDDQEVELRDLDEGMDEDVIHVDDLEKAREKAAQEAKAAFEAEEAEKATKAEATEEAAEQE from the coding sequence TTGGCAGGACATGACGTTCAATACGGGAAACATCGTACCCGTCGTAGTTTTTCAAGAATCAAAGAAGTTCTTGACTTACCAAATTTGATTGAAATTCAAACGGATTCATTCAAAGATTTCCTAGATCACGGTCTTAAGGAAGTATTTGAAGATGTATTGCCAATTTCAAACTTCACAGACACAATGGAGTTGGAATTTGTTGGCTATGAAATCAAGGAACCAAAATACACGCTCGAAGAAGCTCGTATCCACGATGCTAGCTACTCAGCACCAATTTTTGTAACCTTCCGCTTGATCAATAAAGAAACAGGCGAAATCAAGACCCAAGAAGTCTTCTTTGGTGATTTCCCAATCATGACCGAAATGGGTACTTTCATCATCAATGGTGGTGAACGTATTATCGTTTCTCAGTTGGTCCGCTCACCAGGTGTTTACTTTAACGACAAAGTAGACAAGAACGGTAAAGTGGGATACGGCTCAACTGTTATCCCTAACCGTGGAGCTTGGTTGGAACTTGAAAGCGACTCAAAAGACATTGCCTACACTCGTATCGACCGTACTCGTAAGATTCCATTTACGACCTTGGTTCGTGCGCTTGGTTTCTCAGGTGATGATGAAATCTTTGATATCTTTGGTGATAGCGAATTGGTTCGCAACACCGTTGAAAAAGATATCCACAAGAATCCAATGGACTCTCGTACAGACGAAGCCTTGAAAGAAATCTACGAACGCCTTCGTCCAGGTGAGCCTAAGACTGCTGAAAGCTCACGTAGCTTGCTTGTGGCACGTTTCTTCGACCCACGTCGCTATGACTTAGCAGCCGTTGGTCGTTACAAGATCAATAAAAAACTCAACGTTAAAACACGCTTGCTCAACCAAACCATTGCGGAGCCATTGGTAGACCCTGAAACTGGTGAAATCTTGGTAGAAGCTGGTACCGTTATGACTCGTAGCGTGATTGAAAGTATCGAGAGTCACTTGGATGGCGACTTGAACAAGATTGTTTATATTCCAAACGATTCAGCTGTTCTGACAGAACCAGTTGTGCTTCAAAAATTCAAGGTTGTTGCTCCAACGGACCCAGACCGTGTCGTAACCATCATCGGAAATGCTAATCCAGACGACAAGGTTCGTGTTGTAACTCCTGCGGATATCCTTGCAGAGATGAGCTACTTCCTCAACTTGGCTGAAGGTATCGGACGTGTGGATGATATCGACCACCTTGGAAACCGTCGTATCCGTGCAGTTGGTGAATTGCTTGCCAACCAAGTACGTCTTGGACTTTCTCGTATGGAACGTAATGTCCGTGAACGCATGTCTGTTCAGGACAATGAAGTTTTAACACCACAACAAATTATCAATATCCGTCCTGTAACAGCTGCGGTTAAAGAATTCTTTGGTTCATCACAGTTGTCACAGTTCATGGACCAACACAACCCGCTTTCTGAGTTGTCTCACAAACGTCGTTTGTCAGCCTTGGGACCTGGTGGTTTGACTCGTGACCGTGCTGGATATGAAGTACGTGACGTACACTATACTCACTATGGTCGTATGTGTCCAATCGAGACACCTGAAGGACCTAACATCGGTTTGATCAATAACTTGTCATCTTACGGGCACTTGAACAAATATGGATTTGTTCAAACTCCATACCGTAAGGTTGACCGTGAAACAGGTGTAGTCACAAACGAAATCGTTTGGTTGACAGCCGATGAAGAAGATGAATTTACTGTAGCGCAGGCCAACTCTCGCCTCAACGAAGACGGTACTTTTGCTGAGAAAGTTGTCATGGGACGTCACCAAGGGGTCAACCAAGAGTATCCAGCAGAAGTGGTTGACTACATGGACGTGTCACCAAAACAGGTAGTTGCCGTTGCGACAGCATGTATTCCTTTCTTGGAAAACGATGACTCCAACCGTGCCCTCATGGGTGCCAACATGCAACGTCAGGCTGTGCCATTGATTGATCCAAAAGCACCTTACGTTGGTACTGGTATGGAATACCAAGCAGCTCATGACTCTGGTGCTGCTGTTATTGCTCAGTATGATGGTAAAGTTACATACGCAGATGCTGACAAGGTAGAAGTACGCCGTGAAGATGGTTCATTGGACGTTTACCACATCCAAAAATTCCGTCGTTCAAACTCAGGTACTGCCTACAACCAACGCACGCTTGTTAAAGTTGGCGATGTCGTTGAAAAAGGCGACTTTATCGCTGACGGACCTTCTATGGAAAAAGGGGAAATGGCGCTTGGACAAAACCCAATCGTTGCTTACATGACATGGGAAGGTTACAACTTCGAGGATGCCGTTATCATGAGCGAACGCTTGGTCAAAGACGATGTCTATACATCTGTCCACCTCGAAGAATACGAATCAGAAACGCGCGATACAAAGCTTGGGCCTGAAGAAATTACTCGTGAAATTCCAAACGTTGGTGAAGATGCCCTTAAAGACCTTGACGAAATGGGTATTATCCGTATCGGTGCCGAGGTTAAAGAAGGGGACATCCTTGTCGGTAAAGTCACACCTAAGGGAGAGAAAGACCTTTCAGCTGAAGAACGTCTCTTGCACGCTATCTTTGGAGACAAGTCTCGTGAAGTGCGTGACACCTCTCTTCGTGTACCTCACGGTGCTGATGGTGTCGTTCGTGATGTTAAGATCTTTACACGTGCAAATGGTGATGAGTTGCAATCAGGTGTTAACATGCTGGTTCGTGTCTACATCGCTCAAAAACGTAAGATCAAAGTCGGAGATAAGATGGCCGGACGTCACGGAAACAAAGGGGTTGTCTCTCGTATCGTTCCTGTAGAAGACATGCCTTACCTTCCAGACGGAACTCCAGTCGATATCATGCTGAACCCACTTGGGGTGCCATCACGTATGAATATCGGTCAGGTTATGGAACTCCACCTTGGTATGGCAGCCCGTACTCTTGGTATCCACATCGCAACACCAGTCTTTGACGGAGCAAGTTCTGAAGACCTTTGGGATACTGTTAAAGAAGCAGGTATGGATAGCGATGCCAAAACAATCCTTTACGACGGACGTACAGGTGAGCCGTTTGACAACCGTGTATCAGTTGGTGTCATGTACATGATCAAACTCCACCACATGGTTGATGATAAATTGCACGCGCGTTCAGTCGGACCATACTCAACCGTTACCCAACAACCACTCGGAGGTAAAGCTCAGTTTGGTGGACAACGTTTCGGTGAGATGGAAGTTTGGGCTCTTGAAGCCTACGGTGCGTCAAATGTTCTCCAAGAAATCTTGACTTACAAGTCTGACGATATCAACGGACGTTTGAAAGCTTATGAAGCTATTACAAAAGGAAAACCAATTCCAAAACCAGGTGTTCCAGAATCCTTCCGAGTTCTTGTAAAAGAATTGCAATCTCTTGGTCTTGACATGCGTGTCCTTGACGAAGATGATCAAGAAGTGGAACTTCGCGACTTGGATGAAGGAATGGACGAAGATGTCATCCACGTAGATGACCTTGAAAAAGCCCGCGAAAAAGCAGCCCAAGAGGCTAAAGCAGCCTTTGAAGCTGAAGAAGCTGAGAAAGCAACAAAAGCGGAAGCAACAGAAGAAGCTGCTGAACAAGAATAA